A single genomic interval of Asterias amurensis chromosome 1, ASM3211899v1 harbors:
- the LOC139941598 gene encoding arginine kinase-like isoform X2 translates to MASLFQQKYDAEKDYPNFTGHKSLLSKHLTKDLYTKLRDVQTESGFTIDRAIQNGVDNADFHLGVLAGDEQTYEVYKELFDPIIQDYHNGFKPSDNHVKDLDPAKLEGGQLDEKYVISSRIRTGRNVRGYALSPFVCRAERRQVENIAEQALAKLGGELSGKYYSLQTLGEADKQQLIDDHFLFERPISRHFTSGGMARDFPDGRGIWHTNDKRFLVWVNEEDHLRIISMRQGGDMKAVFELFCEGLSKFEGQMGSLAEPREFMRNDHLGFILTCPSNLGTGVRCSVHARFPLLASDKRYDLDKICLALRLQKRGTSGEFTEAVGGVYDISNLDRLGTTEVQQVQCVITGINLLVQMEKCLEKGEPIDELLPM, encoded by the exons ATGGCAAGCCTTTTCCAGCAGAAGTATGATGCCGAGAAGGACTACCCAAACTTTACAGGACACAAATCTCTGTTGTCTAAACATCTAACAAAGGATTTGTACACTAAGCTTCGTGATGTACAAACTGAGAGTGGATTCACCATTGATAGAGCCATTCAAAATGGAGTCGACAATGCTG ATTTCCACTTGGGAGTTCTAGCTGGTGATGAGCAAACATACGAAGTGTACAAGGAGCTTTTTGACCCCATCATCCAAGACTACCACAATGGATTCAAACCCTCAG ATAACCACGTCAAGGATTTGGACCCAGCAAAGCTTGAGGGAGGCCAGCTGGATGAGAAATACGTCATCAGTTCTCGCATCAGGACTGGACGTAATGTCCGAGGCTACGCACTTTCACCCTTTGTTTGCCGCGCTGAGAGACGGCAGGTTGAAAACATTGCTGAACAAG CTCTTGCTAAGCTTGGTGGAGAGCTATCAGGCAAATACTATTCCCTGCAGACACTGGGTGAAGCTGACAAACAACAACTGATTGATGATCACTTCTTGTTTGAGAGACCAATCTCCCGCCATTTCACAAGCGGTGGTATGGCACGTGACTTCCCTGATGGCCGTGGCATCTG GCATACCAATGACAAGCGTTTCTTGGTGTGGGTGAATGAGGAGGATCATCTCCGCATCATCTCCATGAGACAAGGAGGAGACATGAAGGCTGTCTTTGAGCTCTTCTGTGAGGGTCTGAGCAAG TTTGAGGGTCAAATGGGCAGCCTTGCTGAGCCCAGAGAGTTCATGAGGAATGACCATCTTGGTTTCATTCTGACCTGTCCATCCAACTTGGGTACCGGTGTCCGATGCAGCGTCCACGCTCGCTTCCCACTTCTTGCCAGCGATAAACGCTACGACCTGGACAAGATCTGTCTTGCTCTTAGATTGCAGAAGCGTGGAACAA GCGGTGAATTCACCGAAGCCGTTGGCGGAGTTTACGATATCTCCAACTTGGATCGTCTTGGCACCACTGAGGTTCAACAAGTCCAGTGTGTGATCACCGGTATCAACCTCCTCGTCCAGATGGAGAAATGCCTGGAGAAGGGGGAGCCAATTGATGAACTCCTACCCATGTAA
- the LOC139941598 gene encoding arginine kinase-like isoform X1 has protein sequence MASLFQQKYDAEKDYPNFTGHKSLLSKHLTKDLYTKLRDVQTESGFTIDRAIQNGVDNADFHLGVLAGDEQTYEVYKELFDPIIQDYHNGFKPSDNHVKDLDPAKLEGGQLDEKYVISSRIRTGRNVRGYALSPFVCRAERRQVENIAEQALAKLGGELSGKYYSLQTLGEADKQQLIDDHFLFERPISRHFTSGGMARDFPDGRGIWHTNDKRFLVWVNEEDHLRIISMRQGGDMKAVFELFCEGLSKFEGQMGSLAEPREFMRNDHLGFILTCPSNLGTGVRCSVHARFPLLASDKRYDLDKICLALRLQKRGTSGEFTEAVGGVYDISNLDRLGTTEVQQVQCVITGINLLVQMEKCLEKGEPIDELLPMGITADENTNTNNSSRAKSGQKKTGVCVAL, from the exons ATGGCAAGCCTTTTCCAGCAGAAGTATGATGCCGAGAAGGACTACCCAAACTTTACAGGACACAAATCTCTGTTGTCTAAACATCTAACAAAGGATTTGTACACTAAGCTTCGTGATGTACAAACTGAGAGTGGATTCACCATTGATAGAGCCATTCAAAATGGAGTCGACAATGCTG ATTTCCACTTGGGAGTTCTAGCTGGTGATGAGCAAACATACGAAGTGTACAAGGAGCTTTTTGACCCCATCATCCAAGACTACCACAATGGATTCAAACCCTCAG ATAACCACGTCAAGGATTTGGACCCAGCAAAGCTTGAGGGAGGCCAGCTGGATGAGAAATACGTCATCAGTTCTCGCATCAGGACTGGACGTAATGTCCGAGGCTACGCACTTTCACCCTTTGTTTGCCGCGCTGAGAGACGGCAGGTTGAAAACATTGCTGAACAAG CTCTTGCTAAGCTTGGTGGAGAGCTATCAGGCAAATACTATTCCCTGCAGACACTGGGTGAAGCTGACAAACAACAACTGATTGATGATCACTTCTTGTTTGAGAGACCAATCTCCCGCCATTTCACAAGCGGTGGTATGGCACGTGACTTCCCTGATGGCCGTGGCATCTG GCATACCAATGACAAGCGTTTCTTGGTGTGGGTGAATGAGGAGGATCATCTCCGCATCATCTCCATGAGACAAGGAGGAGACATGAAGGCTGTCTTTGAGCTCTTCTGTGAGGGTCTGAGCAAG TTTGAGGGTCAAATGGGCAGCCTTGCTGAGCCCAGAGAGTTCATGAGGAATGACCATCTTGGTTTCATTCTGACCTGTCCATCCAACTTGGGTACCGGTGTCCGATGCAGCGTCCACGCTCGCTTCCCACTTCTTGCCAGCGATAAACGCTACGACCTGGACAAGATCTGTCTTGCTCTTAGATTGCAGAAGCGTGGAACAA GCGGTGAATTCACCGAAGCCGTTGGCGGAGTTTACGATATCTCCAACTTGGATCGTCTTGGCACCACTGAGGTTCAACAAGTCCAGTGTGTGATCACCGGTATCAACCTCCTCGTCCAGATGGAGAAATGCCTGGAGAAGGGGGAGCCAATTGATGAACTCCTACCCAT